The proteins below are encoded in one region of Rana temporaria chromosome 2, aRanTem1.1, whole genome shotgun sequence:
- the LOC120928265 gene encoding E3 SUMO-protein ligase ZBED1-like yields MAEGDQKQREIKNAPSFLRANIWEHFGFYEQSGKHELDKSYAVCKICHTKIKYLGNTTNLRNHVSRFHSEILKPATTTTKALDPEQPKIDAMLQSTLPPNSEKVKRITKAVATFIAKDLRPYSVVENTGFRYLLKTIEPRYKIPSRSYFTENVIPALYHETKAQIIASMSQATRVAITCDSWTSVTTESYVTITAHYISKDWQILSHVLQTRAIYESHTGAHLAELLSHVVEEWQLSDKSVVLVTDNASNMIVAAQVGKFPHVKCFAHTLNLASQRALKVATLSRLLGRVRRISTFFHRSTRASHCLKEKQKCLGLKNHKLITDVATRWNSAYDMVERFLEQQPAVCATLLSPEVRRGESDLCTLNETDVSNAEDAVSALKPMKDATMLMSEERNPTVSLIAPINAQLLQSMTDTMGDTPMIHEIKNSIRTDLQKRYSSEAEKKILHTASALDPRFKGLPFILTDEERLEIFKGVTEEAASLEITSDESERTQEDHQVPRRKRTLEEEDSSPIEDNHSPSPPSPPKKARSLLVSLLGQSFTDTEGTIEPKKTPYAKAEEEMENYCKAPPLPLTEDPLNWWREHEVIFPLLSRLSKQYLCIPGTSVSAERVFSTAGDVVTAKRSALKPDHVDQLVFLQKNLHVPKC; encoded by the exons ATGGCAGAAGGAGACCAAAAGCAACGAGAGATAAAAAATGCACCTAGCTTTTTAAGAGCAAACATCTGGGAACATTTTGGCTTTTATGAACAAAGTGGGAAGCACGAATTGGACAAGTCATACGCTGTGTGTAAAATCTGTCACACAAAAATTAAATATCTAGGGAATACTACTAATCTGAGAAACCACGTTAGCCGTTTCCACTCTGAAATACTTAaacctgccaccaccaccaccaaggcATTGGACCCAGAGCAGCCAAAAATTGATGCAATGTTACAGTCAACCTTGCCGCCTAACTCTGAAAAGGTGAAGAGAATAACAAAAGCTGTGGCAACTTTCATAGCGAAGGACCTGCGCCCTTACTCTGTTGTGGAAAACACTGGGTTTCGGTACCTTTTGAAGACGATAGAGCCGCGTTACAAAATCCCGTCACGAagttacttcacagaaaacgtcatACCTGCACTCTACCACGAAACCAAAGCTCAGATAATTGCATCAATGAGCCAAGCAACTCGAGTCGCAATAACGTGTGATTCCTGGACTTCTGTCACGACAGAGTCTTATGTTACAATAACAGCACATTACATTAGTAAGGACTGGCAGATTTTGTCGCATGTACTGCAAACAAGAGCCATTTATGAATCTCACACGGGTGCTCATCTGGCAGAGCTACTGTCTCATGTTGTGGAAGAATGGCAGCTGTCCGATAAATCTGTAGTGCTTGTGACCGACAACGCGTCAAACATGATAGTTGCAGCTCAAGTTGGAAAATTCCCTCATGTGAAATGCTTCGCCCACACACTGAATCTTGCATCCCAGCGAGCGTTGAAAGTGGCCACACTCTCTAGGCTTCTTGGCAGAGTGCGACGGATATCCACATTCTTTCACCGCAGCACTAGAGCAAGCCACTGTCTAAAAGAGAAACAGAAATGTCTTGGCTTGAAGAATCATAAGCTGATAACTGATGTGGCAACAAGATGGAACAGTGCATACGACATGGTCGAGAGGTTCTTGGAACAACAACCTGCAGTCTGTGCCACCTTGCTGTCTCCAGAAGTCAGAAGAGGAGAGTCCGATCTCTGCACTCTAAACGAAACAGATGTGTCAAATGCAGAGGACGCCGTGAGTGCATTAAAGCCAATGAAGGATGCAACCATGCTGATGTCAGAAGAGCGCAATCCAACAGTTTCTCTCATTGCCCCTATAAATGCACAACTTCTCCAGAGCATGACAGACACGATGGGAGACACACCCATGATCCATGAGATCAAGAATTCTATTAGAACAGATCTCCAGAAGAGGTACAGCAGTGAGGCCGAGAAGAAGATCCTTCATACAGCCTCTGCACTGGATCCTCGCTTTAAGGGACTGCCTTTCATCCTCACAGATGAAGAAAGATTGGAGATATTTAAAGGAGTCACTGAGGAAGCTGCATCCTTGGAG ATTACATCAGATGAGAGTGAGAGGACACAAGAGGATCATCAAGTGCCTAGAAGAAAACGAACTCTGGAAGAAGAGGACAGTTCACCCATCGAAGACAACCAttctccatctccaccatctcctccCAAAAAGGCCAGATCGCTGCTCGTGAGTTTGCTGGGACAGTCTTTCACTGACACTGAAGGTACAATAGAACCCAAAAAGACCCCCTATGCCAAGGCTGAAGAGGAAATGGAAAACTATTGTAAAGCCCCACCTCTGCCTCTCACTGAGGACCCTTTGAACTGGTGGCGTGAGCATGAGGTCATATTTCCCCTCCTTTCTCGGCTGTCAAAGCAATACTTGTGTATCCCAGGTACAAGCGTGTCTGCAGAGCgggttttctccactgcaggAGATGTGGTAACTGCAAAAAGAAGCGCCCTCAAACCAGACCATGTAGATCAATTGGTGTTCTTACAGAAAAATCTACATGTTCCCAAATGCTga